From the genome of Saccharicrinis carchari, one region includes:
- a CDS encoding SusC/RagA family TonB-linked outer membrane protein, which yields MIKSFRFSKVVLALAGLFMITTVAMAQQMTVSGTVIDADFGDPLPGVTVAIKGTTSGTITTPDGRYTLTANKGDVLIYSFIGFTTQEVIVGDQQTINIQLQPDIIGMEEVVVIGYGVQKKEDKTGSVVSVSSKDFNKGNITSAQDLLVGKSSGVVITSSGGAPGSGSTIRVRGGSSLNASNDPLIIVDGMPIESVANNVSGSANALSFINPNDIETFTVLKDASATAIYGSRASNGVILITTKKGAKGSDLKISYSGNVSISSPTDYIDVYSGDQMRKIALDHEGLFGAVNYNTLGTANTDWQKEIFRNAISHDHNVALSGAYKMLPYRVSLGYTDQEGILENTDMQRFTGSVNLNPTLLNESLKVNVNAKLMSTKHNFGDDGAIGSAISMDPTQPVYDPGADDFGGYYQWQNYGANLGTPNPVEQALAVDNTSDVIRFVGSLKLDYSLPMLPELMATLNVATDYTESDGINNRPITSPSTLVPGDYGKLSDYGDTNKNNLLDFYLNYNKEFNDNHRMDATAGYSWQHFEREGSNYTRSIESLPDHPLEVDNDTEFKTENYLVSFFGRLNYALKNRYLLTGTFRYDGSSRFSEDNRWGFFPSAAFGWKIHEEAFLRDVDVLSNLKLRLGWGITGQQDVTDSNYPYQAQYTKANEGYYYIINGNYIPTLRPEAYDPDIKWEETTTQNIGIDFGFLNGRVNGSVDYYMRETKDLLNRVVIPSGSNFSNTLLTNVGSLENKGVEVSLDFVPISKKDMSLNIGLNFTHNKNEITRLLLNDDPDYIGVLIGSGMTGVTQVTRVGEPANSFFVNKQIYDINGNPIEGLYEDIAGKGGKIGGDNANKYVYHNPNPDYILGFSARFNYKQFDMSTSLRANIDNYVLNQVASGSSYDQMQQIGYWKNMPTHLSGTNFVKRQFTSDHFVENASFLKMDNISAGYLFDKVGGQDVSARVSFTVQNVFTVTEYSGLDPEVDGGVDNNFYPRPRTFTLGVNLTF from the coding sequence GACTGTTTCCGGTACGGTGATCGATGCCGATTTTGGCGACCCGCTACCGGGCGTTACCGTTGCCATAAAAGGAACCACATCCGGAACTATAACTACACCGGATGGCAGGTACACTTTAACCGCCAACAAAGGTGATGTACTTATCTATTCATTTATTGGTTTTACAACACAAGAGGTTATTGTTGGAGACCAGCAAACCATTAATATTCAATTACAACCTGACATTATAGGTATGGAAGAGGTAGTTGTTATTGGTTATGGAGTTCAAAAGAAGGAAGATAAAACCGGATCGGTGGTCAGCGTATCCTCAAAGGACTTTAACAAAGGTAATATTACCTCGGCACAGGATCTTTTAGTGGGTAAATCATCAGGTGTTGTAATAACTTCATCAGGCGGTGCTCCCGGAAGTGGTTCAACTATCCGTGTTCGTGGTGGATCATCATTGAATGCTTCCAACGATCCTCTTATTATTGTTGACGGTATGCCTATCGAGAGTGTGGCCAATAACGTGAGCGGTAGTGCCAATGCCCTTTCATTTATCAACCCCAACGACATTGAGACTTTTACCGTACTCAAAGATGCCTCCGCAACCGCTATCTATGGATCAAGGGCTTCTAACGGAGTTATCCTCATCACCACAAAAAAAGGTGCAAAAGGTAGCGACCTAAAAATATCCTACAGTGGTAATGTTTCTATATCGTCGCCTACAGATTATATTGATGTTTATTCGGGTGATCAAATGCGCAAAATAGCGCTGGATCATGAAGGACTGTTTGGTGCGGTAAACTATAACACCTTAGGAACCGCCAATACCGACTGGCAAAAAGAAATTTTCCGCAACGCTATCTCACACGACCATAACGTAGCTCTTTCGGGCGCGTATAAAATGTTACCTTACCGTGTTTCATTGGGATACACCGATCAGGAAGGTATATTGGAAAACACGGATATGCAAAGGTTTACCGGATCGGTTAACCTGAATCCAACCCTACTGAACGAAAGTTTAAAAGTAAATGTTAATGCCAAACTAATGAGCACCAAACATAACTTTGGTGACGACGGTGCAATCGGGTCGGCCATATCAATGGATCCAACTCAGCCTGTTTACGATCCAGGTGCCGATGATTTTGGTGGGTATTACCAATGGCAAAACTATGGTGCCAATCTGGGTACACCAAACCCTGTTGAGCAAGCCTTGGCAGTTGATAACACATCCGATGTAATTAGATTTGTAGGTAGCTTAAAATTGGATTATTCTTTACCCATGCTACCGGAGTTAATGGCTACCTTAAATGTGGCTACTGATTATACCGAAAGCGACGGGATTAACAACCGACCGATAACTTCGCCCTCCACCCTGGTCCCCGGGGACTATGGTAAGTTGAGCGACTACGGCGACACCAATAAAAATAACCTGCTCGATTTTTATCTGAATTATAACAAGGAATTTAACGATAATCATAGGATGGATGCTACGGCAGGTTACTCGTGGCAACACTTTGAGCGCGAAGGCAGCAATTATACAAGGTCAATAGAAAGTTTACCCGATCATCCTTTAGAAGTTGATAATGATACGGAATTTAAGACCGAAAATTATTTGGTTTCGTTTTTTGGCCGATTAAACTATGCACTTAAAAACAGGTATCTGCTAACAGGTACTTTCCGTTACGACGGCTCATCCCGTTTTTCTGAGGACAACAGATGGGGTTTCTTTCCGTCGGCTGCTTTTGGATGGAAGATACATGAAGAGGCCTTTTTACGGGATGTTGATGTATTGTCCAATCTTAAGTTGAGACTAGGTTGGGGTATCACAGGCCAGCAGGATGTAACCGACAGCAACTATCCGTATCAAGCTCAATATACAAAGGCAAACGAGGGATACTATTATATTATTAATGGCAATTACATCCCCACCTTGCGTCCTGAAGCTTACGACCCGGATATTAAATGGGAGGAAACCACAACACAGAACATCGGTATTGACTTTGGGTTTTTAAATGGAAGAGTAAACGGTTCCGTTGATTATTACATGCGCGAAACCAAAGATCTGTTGAACCGAGTGGTTATCCCCAGTGGCAGCAACTTCTCCAACACCTTACTTACCAACGTAGGTAGCCTTGAAAATAAAGGTGTCGAAGTTTCACTGGATTTTGTGCCCATCTCCAAAAAAGACATGTCGTTGAATATTGGATTGAACTTTACCCACAACAAAAATGAAATCACCAGGTTGTTGTTAAATGACGACCCAGATTATATCGGTGTTCTTATAGGAAGCGGTATGACAGGTGTTACACAAGTAACCAGAGTGGGAGAACCCGCCAATTCTTTCTTTGTTAACAAACAAATTTATGATATTAACGGAAATCCAATAGAGGGACTGTACGAGGACATTGCCGGAAAAGGTGGTAAAATAGGTGGCGACAATGCCAATAAATATGTATATCACAATCCAAACCCGGATTATATATTAGGTTTCTCGGCCCGTTTTAATTACAAGCAATTCGATATGTCCACCTCATTACGTGCCAATATCGACAATTATGTATTAAATCAGGTAGCTTCGGGATCATCGTACGACCAGATGCAACAAATTGGATACTGGAAAAACATGCCTACCCACCTAAGTGGCACTAACTTTGTGAAACGTCAGTTTACATCGGATCACTTTGTTGAGAATGCATCTTTCCTGAAGATGGATAACATTAGCGCAGGCTATCTTTTTGATAAGGTAGGTGGGCAAGATGTTAGTGCAAGGGTAAGCTTTACCGTACAAAACGTATTTACCGTAACCGAATACTCAGGGCTCGATCCGGAGGTAGATGGGGGGGTCGATAACAATTTCTACCCAAGACCCCGAACCTTTACTTTAGGTGTTAATTTAACATTTTAA
- a CDS encoding RagB/SusD family nutrient uptake outer membrane protein encodes MKIKLNILFGIVISTLMFTSCVNDLDVKPIDPNKVLAGNLGDDPANMERALGKLYSSFIISGQGDGQADITSSDDGFFVLMRALWNLQEITTDEVMNAWGDVGIADLNTQTWSAQNPFLTAAYQRLSLSVTYCNDFLNNTAGTSDPDFIRYRAEARFLRALSYYWLMDLFGNPPFTTEADGVGKYFPQQIQRAQLFRFIVDELKDIESDLGEPGYSYPQADKGTCWMLLARTYLNAEVYIGEAKWDSVKIYADKVIESGAYELAADYRRNFSADNGRQNGNKEMIFAFAEDGTNTQGNGGTTFLIQSSSDAVYIPAEKYHGLTSNTNWNGNRARKQLMNILVDTLATYGNVNVPADDTIFAQAPDKRVLLRQKRMIDIPMVNSNGDFGVGVYKFTARNHDGSQAENYNTTFASTDLPVFRLADAYLMRAEALYNLGEAGEAVKDVNIVRHRAYGDNSGNITEAQLNNDFLSDERAREFYYEGQRRTDLVRFGKFTGGSYLWSWKGGTFNGAATENYRNIFPIPGDEISANPNITQNDGY; translated from the coding sequence ATGAAAATCAAATTAAATATATTATTCGGAATCGTAATCTCCACACTGATGTTTACATCGTGCGTGAACGATTTAGATGTGAAGCCCATCGACCCCAACAAGGTGTTGGCCGGTAACCTGGGCGACGACCCTGCCAATATGGAACGGGCATTAGGTAAGCTTTATAGCAGTTTTATTATCTCAGGACAAGGCGACGGTCAGGCCGACATTACTTCCTCCGACGATGGTTTCTTTGTTTTGATGAGAGCCTTATGGAACTTACAGGAGATAACCACCGACGAAGTGATGAATGCGTGGGGCGATGTGGGTATTGCCGATTTGAACACCCAGACATGGAGTGCGCAGAACCCATTTTTAACTGCTGCATATCAGCGTTTGAGCTTGAGTGTGACCTACTGTAACGATTTTTTAAACAATACCGCAGGAACAAGTGACCCTGACTTTATCAGATACCGTGCTGAGGCCCGTTTTTTGAGGGCATTATCGTACTACTGGTTAATGGATTTGTTTGGAAATCCTCCCTTTACCACCGAAGCAGACGGAGTGGGTAAATATTTTCCCCAGCAAATACAACGAGCGCAATTGTTTAGGTTTATTGTAGATGAGCTTAAAGATATTGAGAGCGACCTTGGCGAGCCAGGATATTCTTATCCGCAAGCCGATAAAGGAACGTGCTGGATGCTTTTGGCGCGTACATATCTGAACGCCGAAGTATATATCGGCGAAGCCAAATGGGACAGTGTTAAGATTTATGCCGATAAAGTAATAGAAAGCGGCGCTTATGAGCTGGCTGCGGATTACAGACGTAACTTTAGTGCCGACAACGGCCGTCAGAACGGAAACAAAGAAATGATTTTTGCTTTTGCCGAAGACGGTACGAATACACAGGGTAATGGAGGCACAACATTCCTTATCCAGTCGTCGAGTGATGCAGTCTATATCCCTGCCGAAAAATACCATGGTTTAACATCCAATACCAACTGGAACGGCAACAGAGCCCGTAAGCAACTGATGAATATATTAGTAGACACACTGGCTACCTATGGCAATGTGAACGTACCTGCCGATGATACCATTTTTGCCCAAGCTCCTGACAAGAGGGTTTTACTACGCCAAAAAAGGATGATAGATATTCCCATGGTTAACTCTAACGGTGACTTTGGTGTTGGCGTATACAAGTTTACGGCAAGGAACCATGATGGCTCACAGGCCGAAAATTACAATACCACATTTGCGAGTACTGACCTTCCGGTGTTCCGTTTGGCCGATGCGTATTTGATGCGTGCCGAAGCGCTGTACAACTTAGGAGAAGCCGGAGAGGCCGTAAAAGATGTTAATATAGTAAGACACAGAGCTTACGGCGACAATAGCGGCAATATAACTGAAGCACAGTTGAACAACGATTTTTTAAGTGACGAACGTGCCCGCGAGTTCTATTACGAGGGGCAACGACGTACCGATTTAGTTCGCTTTGGTAAGTTTACCGGAGGCTCGTATCTGTGGAGCTGGAAAGGTGGAACTTTTAACGGTGCTGCCACAGAAAACTATAGAAACATATTCCCGATACCTGGCGATGAAATATCGGCCAATCCTAATATTACGCAAAATGATGGTTACTAA
- a CDS encoding SusE domain-containing protein — MKNYLKILIAFVGALGLFASCEKDGEQLVMRENVIAPSITAMPDLALARDNGANELVFKCSPIDAGFTASANYFLEAAAAGTGFEDAVLLYNGISCDEITITVNQLNSMLLDILPEDATSSAEFRIRGVLETDAGAGVENFEYISDTKTADATVFGLLRLDVMITGATGIQKVVSPASDGSYNGFVKFGAGDSFTLTNPETGHVYGGSAGSLTQDGPAIAVAEAGWYDLSADIINGTFAIDPYFIGLVGSATPNGWDAPDSKMDYDPATKTWQITIDLAPGFVKFRRNDGWGWNMGLVEGEEGAMEGDLQQGGAGNDIPIDEAGNYTVIFNIISDSAGTYKFIKN, encoded by the coding sequence ATGAAAAATTATTTAAAAATATTAATTGCATTTGTTGGGGCGCTGGGCTTATTTGCGAGTTGCGAAAAAGATGGAGAGCAGCTGGTAATGCGTGAAAATGTAATTGCCCCCTCAATAACAGCCATGCCCGACCTGGCATTAGCCAGAGACAACGGTGCCAACGAACTGGTATTCAAGTGTAGCCCTATTGATGCAGGGTTCACTGCTTCGGCCAACTACTTTTTAGAGGCAGCTGCCGCAGGTACTGGCTTTGAAGATGCAGTGCTTCTTTATAATGGCATTAGTTGTGATGAGATTACCATAACAGTAAACCAACTCAACTCCATGCTCTTAGATATTTTACCTGAGGACGCTACTTCATCCGCCGAATTCCGAATCAGAGGAGTGCTGGAAACAGATGCCGGTGCCGGTGTGGAGAATTTTGAATACATATCCGACACCAAAACCGCTGATGCTACCGTTTTTGGTCTACTCCGTTTAGATGTGATGATCACAGGAGCCACTGGTATCCAGAAAGTTGTTTCGCCAGCAAGCGATGGCAGTTACAATGGTTTTGTTAAGTTTGGGGCAGGTGATTCTTTCACCCTTACAAACCCAGAAACTGGCCATGTGTACGGTGGTAGCGCAGGTTCATTAACACAGGACGGCCCGGCTATAGCTGTTGCAGAAGCCGGCTGGTACGACCTCTCCGCCGATATTATCAACGGTACATTTGCTATAGACCCTTATTTCATAGGTCTCGTGGGTAGTGCCACGCCAAACGGATGGGATGCGCCAGATTCAAAAATGGATTATGACCCAGCCACTAAAACATGGCAAATTACAATTGATTTGGCTCCAGGATTCGTTAAATTCAGAAGAAACGACGGCTGGGGATGGAACATGGGTCTTGTAGAAGGTGAAGAAGGTGCCATGGAAGGCGACCTACAGCAAGGTGGTGCTGGTAATGATATTCCAATTGACGAAGCCGGTAACTACACGGTTATTTTTAACATCATAAGCGACAGTGCAGGCACCTATAAATTCATTAAAAACTAA
- a CDS encoding cadherin repeat domain-containing protein, producing MKNIFSKITGVFLVALVLGIVGCEKDDLPKLDAEMVTWKKDGITSTSAIVSGFVVAEGDGYTEYGVVWGLSENPTTADSKKAADKIEKAVYWVTIDGLEYLTTYHYRAYVIDNAGNTTYGKDATFTTLANVPLLTVSDATGITNIFAQVAANVTNDGKDEVITRGVCWNTTSGPTVENDTTNNGEGIGEFTANLKNLLPATMYYARAYAINKIGIGYSNEITFTTANGVPVLSTDSVGSITKTSARAYGKVVVNGGTDLLERGFVMATTDNPTVDDTKMVDPLNTVDTMSVDITGLSTGKKYYVRTFATNADGTAYGETVEFTTESDITTWYVPGGYVAASYPGTEWQNWSPANSPFIMNTDANPTNLEGYVYMAGANNDWKFTANPDWVDGFNYGDSGTPGVLSNDPGAGNFNVPAGYYKINVDMSATPMTYTAVATQWGVIGDATPLEWSDETPLTYDPASQTWRGTVHFTAKEFKFRANHSWDYNYGKKPEETYLSAGGDNIKVDVEADYDITLDLSNPNAYTYTANRWGVIGDATPGKWGEDTNMTWDDTKKVFTVTLDLTVGQFKFRANDAWDVDFGGDLGALEQGGSNIDISDAGNYTITLDTMGKAGTLTKN from the coding sequence ATGAAGAATATATTTTCAAAAATAACAGGTGTATTTCTTGTGGCTCTTGTACTAGGTATAGTGGGCTGCGAAAAAGACGACCTCCCGAAATTGGATGCCGAGATGGTGACCTGGAAAAAGGATGGCATCACCTCCACATCAGCCATAGTAAGTGGTTTTGTAGTAGCCGAGGGAGATGGTTACACTGAGTATGGTGTGGTATGGGGGCTTTCGGAGAACCCAACAACTGCTGACTCAAAAAAAGCTGCAGATAAAATTGAAAAGGCCGTGTATTGGGTAACTATCGATGGCCTGGAGTATTTAACAACCTACCATTATCGTGCCTATGTAATTGATAATGCAGGCAATACCACCTATGGCAAAGATGCCACCTTTACTACCCTGGCCAATGTGCCCTTGCTAACGGTGAGCGATGCAACCGGCATTACCAATATTTTTGCCCAAGTAGCGGCCAACGTAACAAACGATGGTAAAGATGAGGTTATAACCAGAGGTGTTTGCTGGAACACGACAAGCGGACCTACAGTAGAAAACGACACCACAAATAATGGTGAAGGAATTGGCGAGTTTACCGCTAATTTAAAAAACCTGTTGCCAGCAACGATGTATTACGCGCGTGCCTATGCCATCAATAAAATTGGTATTGGTTATAGTAACGAGATTACCTTTACTACCGCCAACGGCGTACCCGTGCTTTCTACCGACAGCGTGGGTTCAATCACCAAAACATCCGCCAGAGCCTACGGTAAAGTTGTTGTAAACGGTGGTACAGATCTCTTGGAGCGCGGTTTTGTTATGGCTACTACGGATAACCCTACGGTGGACGACACTAAAATGGTTGATCCATTAAACACGGTAGATACCATGAGCGTTGACATTACCGGTTTATCTACAGGTAAAAAATACTACGTGAGAACATTTGCCACTAATGCTGACGGAACAGCCTACGGTGAAACAGTAGAATTTACAACCGAATCGGACATTACCACATGGTATGTGCCTGGAGGTTATGTAGCTGCCAGTTACCCAGGTACAGAATGGCAAAATTGGAGTCCTGCAAATTCTCCATTTATCATGAATACCGATGCAAACCCAACTAATCTGGAAGGCTACGTGTACATGGCTGGTGCCAATAACGATTGGAAATTTACAGCCAATCCAGATTGGGTTGACGGATTTAACTATGGGGATAGCGGAACGCCCGGGGTATTGAGTAACGACCCAGGAGCCGGAAACTTTAATGTGCCTGCTGGCTATTACAAAATAAATGTAGATATGTCGGCAACACCAATGACTTATACCGCAGTGGCTACCCAATGGGGTGTTATTGGCGATGCGACACCATTAGAGTGGAGCGACGAAACACCTTTGACCTACGATCCGGCTTCGCAAACTTGGCGTGGCACAGTTCACTTTACTGCCAAGGAGTTTAAGTTTAGGGCCAACCATAGCTGGGATTATAACTACGGTAAAAAACCGGAAGAGACCTATTTGAGTGCAGGTGGCGATAATATAAAAGTGGATGTTGAGGCCGATTACGATATAACGCTCGACCTAAGCAATCCCAATGCCTACACTTATACGGCCAACAGATGGGGCGTTATTGGAGATGCTACTCCAGGTAAATGGGGCGAGGATACCAATATGACTTGGGACGATACGAAAAAGGTATTTACCGTTACTCTCGACCTTACTGTAGGCCAATTTAAATTTAGAGCCAACGATGCTTGGGATGTTGACTTTGGCGGCGACCTGGGAGCTCTTGAGCAAGGTGGCAGTAACATTGACATTAGCGATGCGGGTAACTATACCATTACGCTTGATACGATGGGCAAAGCAGGAACCCTTACTAAAAACTAA
- a CDS encoding glycoside hydrolase family 13 protein, which yields MRHIFTSILLLLALSACQQPAQNQAVNNTSNTPPAWAQSAIWYQIFVERFNNGDPSNDPTPETMYAASNFIPTPDNWTITPWTQDWYEQEEWAQRNVQNFYSNLQLRRYGGDLQGVLDKLDYLQDLGITAIYFNPLNDAPSLHKYDARNYHHIDVNFGPDPQGDMTIIASETPDDPSTWQWTSADKMFLQVIEEAHKRDIKVILDYSWNHTGVEFWVWKDIVKNQEKSEFKDWYIINSFDDPATPQNEFNYEGWLDIQSLPALTKIDAPAEHKPGHPFEGNLHPQVKEHVFAVTKRWLAPDGDVSKGLDGYRLDVADHIPMGFWREYHHFVKSINPEAYLVGEIWWEEWPDKLMNPVPYVSGDVFDAVMFYQVYRPARYFFALTDFEIDAAQLVDSLNFQWDRIGDATARGMMNTAATHDTPRLLTSFANKGKYKYQAKPSDNPDYITGKPDEETYQRVKLYLLHQFTSVGAPHIWNGDEMGMWGADDPDCRKPLWWPEYNFEPENIHSIFKVEKQYVPVGFNTELHQYYKQMTRLRNNNPVLSSGTLEFVKAQGKLLAYTRTSQEAQLLVVFNAGNEMLKYHLPKGKQYKDLLTGKVIEDEMVVLKSISGLVLKEM from the coding sequence ATGCGCCATATTTTTACTTCTATCCTACTATTGCTTGCCCTAAGCGCTTGCCAGCAGCCTGCGCAAAACCAAGCAGTAAACAACACTTCAAACACCCCCCCCGCCTGGGCACAGTCTGCTATCTGGTACCAGATATTTGTGGAGCGTTTTAACAACGGCGACCCATCCAACGATCCTACCCCCGAAACCATGTATGCGGCCTCTAACTTTATTCCTACACCCGATAACTGGACCATAACACCCTGGACACAGGATTGGTACGAACAAGAGGAATGGGCACAGCGTAATGTGCAGAATTTTTACAGCAACCTGCAGCTACGCCGCTACGGTGGCGATTTACAAGGTGTATTGGATAAACTCGATTATCTGCAAGACCTGGGTATCACAGCCATTTACTTTAATCCATTAAACGATGCGCCATCGCTGCATAAATACGATGCCCGTAACTATCATCATATCGATGTTAATTTTGGACCCGACCCGCAGGGCGACATGACTATCATAGCCTCAGAAACACCCGACGATCCTTCAACCTGGCAATGGACTTCGGCCGATAAGATGTTTTTGCAGGTAATAGAAGAGGCGCACAAACGAGATATCAAGGTAATATTGGATTACTCCTGGAACCATACCGGCGTAGAGTTTTGGGTCTGGAAAGATATCGTGAAGAATCAGGAGAAATCTGAATTCAAAGATTGGTACATCATCAACTCCTTTGATGACCCCGCGACCCCCCAAAACGAATTTAACTATGAGGGCTGGCTGGATATCCAAAGTCTGCCGGCACTTACAAAAATAGATGCCCCCGCAGAGCACAAGCCTGGACACCCTTTCGAAGGCAATCTGCATCCACAGGTAAAGGAGCATGTGTTTGCCGTCACCAAACGATGGCTGGCGCCCGATGGCGATGTATCGAAAGGTTTGGACGGTTACCGTTTGGATGTGGCCGACCATATACCCATGGGCTTTTGGCGCGAGTACCATCACTTTGTCAAGTCGATAAATCCCGAAGCGTATTTGGTGGGCGAGATATGGTGGGAAGAATGGCCCGACAAACTCATGAACCCGGTGCCCTATGTGAGCGGCGATGTGTTTGATGCCGTGATGTTCTATCAGGTTTACCGCCCGGCACGTTACTTTTTTGCCCTTACTGATTTTGAGATTGATGCCGCCCAGCTGGTGGACAGCCTGAATTTTCAGTGGGACAGGATTGGCGATGCCACGGCCCGTGGGATGATGAATACCGCAGCCACCCACGACACCCCCCGTTTGCTGACTTCATTTGCCAACAAAGGCAAATATAAATATCAGGCCAAGCCCAGTGACAACCCCGATTACATTACCGGCAAACCCGATGAGGAAACTTACCAGAGGGTAAAGTTATATTTGTTGCATCAGTTTACCTCTGTAGGTGCTCCACATATTTGGAATGGCGACGAAATGGGTATGTGGGGGGCTGACGATCCAGATTGTCGCAAACCACTTTGGTGGCCCGAATATAACTTTGAACCGGAAAATATTCATAGTATCTTTAAGGTAGAGAAACAATATGTGCCGGTAGGCTTTAATACTGAATTGCATCAGTATTATAAACAGATGACCAGGTTACGAAACAACAATCCGGTGCTGTCCAGTGGTACACTGGAGTTTGTAAAAGCCCAAGGGAAATTACTGGCCTACACCCGTACCTCACAAGAGGCGCAATTACTTGTGGTTTTTAATGCCGGCAACGAAATGTTAAAATATCATCTGCCAAAAGGCAAACAGTACAAGGATTTGCTTACGGGCAAAGTGATCGAAGATGAAATGGTAGTGCTGAAGTCCATTTCAGGACTTGTTTTAAAAGAAATGTAA